Below is a window of Macadamia integrifolia cultivar HAES 741 chromosome 8, SCU_Mint_v3, whole genome shotgun sequence DNA.
AAGCCCCCGACGGTCGACCGTAAACGGAAAGGGAGAGAAGTAGAAGACACTGAATGCCACAGCGAGGttagtttttctctctctttggctTGTGTCTATCGTGCGCTGAGGATACTCATCGCAATGCCGATCATCGTCACTGACCTATCCCCGCTCCGAGCCACCAAAAAACAGTTTGGAAACCAAACTCCCTGCGCATAAATGCCACGTACGAGTGAAGGCTCAGGGATCAGGATCTGTTACAGTGTTTACCTCTCTGTAGGCAAACATGGTTCGGACTTCGGAGTCGAAGGGAGCGTGGGAGGTGGGACCCACAGATTTGATGGTGAGGAAGGGCGACAGGTAGATAGCAGGTCTCACTGTTCCGACACTACTGAACGTGTCATGTATGGGACTGTTCACCGTTCCCCCTTCACCCTTCACCCTTCACCCTTCACCCTTCACCCGGAGGCTTTATAAAACTGTACCTCTAGGCGCTAGCCTGTCAACATTTATAGGGTAATGGCTAACGATTGCTGCGTTGGCGAGTAACAATTTGAGGACTATTAAGTCAATTGGCCCAATCTAGTGGACTATGGATAAGAACGGCTCTGATTATTCCACGTAGCTTCCACGTGGAGTGAGGAATCGTTGGGACAAGTGGCTAAGTAAATTTCGCCCGCGTCAGCTACTTAGAATCCAAGTGTTGAAACCGTGTAAGCGATGGCTGCATGGTTGTTTGCTATCTGGTTGGCACGTGGCAGTTATTGTCTATCGAAacttaggattttttttttttttgggtcgtCAGGTTGGTTTACGTGTGCTCTGTGGAGGTATGCAAACTGTTCTGCGTGTTGGTATTTTGTTACTCCCACGTTCTGGTTTCATTGTATAATGAGGCTATGGTTTTTCGGAatcagtatcggtattggtatcatTGATCCCGATATCAAGCTGATCTTGTATCGATAAAACGGTACAGATTTGGGTAAAACAGTTAAAAACCTGgatgtttttaaagaaaaacCAATGACAAAACTGACTGATCCGGGTTGTTCTGTATCGGGTAATAAGGTGACCGATACGTAATCTAATTCCATGCACTAAAATCATAAATCCATGTGTAATGAAAACCAATGACAAAACTGGCTGATCCGGGTCGATCTGTTTGGTTTTAATCCAATATCATGCACTAAAAACATATGTAATGAAGCTTAATTTAGTGGTGGTAATTTCGGCTCTCTCCATAAGGTTGTGAGATTGAACCTTGTCGTGCACCCACATGAGTGTGTGAATACATAAAAAAGTAGGTGTCCATTGACCCTACTAGCGCCGATGACCAGTAGGCTGGTCATCGGTCAGCAATGCTTAATAGGATAGTAgattgaagaaagaaaagaaagtgaaatgcAATTATTTACATGGGGGTGTCTCTTTCTGATTGGACAACCTTTTTTAAAACATTCACATGCATTCTCTTGGTGGTCCTGATGTAACTTGGCTGGAACTATTCGAACTCAAACATACCATGTGTGCGAAAGAGACTTGGTCTGTATATAAAATTCTAGTCTTATCATCAATATATCTTGTGGCATAAGTATGGGTGCAGTCCATAAAGTCGCTTAATGCTGGGGCTTGGGGTACTTACTTGTAAATTAGGAGTGTATAGTTAGAAACATGTTATGGTCCTGGAAGAATTCAACCCCATAAACTGACTTACAAGGTGAAGGGACCTAAGACCaaatcaacccacatcaatttccATAAGAAACTGATGTGGAATCAGCCCTCATAAGCTGATAGAGGATTGTAACAAAGCACCTTTTACTAGGCACAGATGAAAATATGAATGCCATCAGGTTTCAGTTTTATATATTGTTGAGATTAACTTATTGTTGTAATACTGGCTTTTGGGTTTCTGTTGCAAAAGGATGTGGAATCCGTGGATGAAAAGAAACAAGCTCGTGGGTCAACTTCAGCTAGAAGAGCTCGTGCGGCCGAGGTCCACAATCTCTCAGAGAGGGTTTGTTCTTTCTCCACTATTCTGTCAGCATTGATCATCTAAATAAAGTTTACatgaattttgatttatttcccTCTTATACTGGATATATGTTCTTATCATGCAGAGGCGTCGAGATAGGATAAATGAGAAGATGAGGGCTTTGCAAGAACTCATACCTCGATGCAACAAGGTCATTACTGATCTCATTCATAGATACATCCATTTGGAGACAAATGGAGCGGTTATTCTCCAGTctgaaagcttttttttttttttttttttttttgacttcatatcttttttcttttccatattCCAGTCAGACAAAGCTTCAATGCTGGATGAAGCAATAGAGTACTTGAAGTCTTTGCAATTACAGGTTCAGGTATGCTGTTCCTAACTTCTTATACTTCTTCATTCACTAAcaacccaaataaataaataaatagtccCTTCCCAAAAATTCCCACTTCGGGATTTTTTGTGAATATGCCCATATATTTTGTCATTTTCACAACATAGCaccaagctgttgaagaagaaaCTGCTTCCTTCTAGTCCACAAAAGTACCCTCACTTTCTGTTACCTGGATATATAATGCTTGACTTATCATCCTATATCGAAATCTTCTCATAGAAATATTCCCTATACCAGGTTCCTCCATTAATGAAATTTGAGGGAATCTTGTCGTTAAAACCTTCAAATTAATGGTTGATGTTTTCTCTCATGGCTATGGTATAGATGCCAAATAATGGGCCTATGCTTGGGGCAAGGTCTTGCCTCAACTTTACTTTGGTTCCCAGAACTTTGGGCTGACTCAGACAAATTTCAGGTAGGGCCAATGTCAGCCCAAAATATGCCATAGCACTATTGATGTTGTATGGAGCTCAttgttgggaaatgaggaaactGTATGCCCATAAAATGTGCTTAAGTAGAGATGAGCATGTTGAATGGGCTACTAATTAGCCTTGGAAGGAAAGAATTAAAGATAAATATATTGAAGGAAACTTAGGAGTAGCACCAATGGTTAGGTGACGACTTGGAAAAGGATAAGGGTGCTTGTGAGTGAACAGCTACCATGGATGTGAGTAAATTATAATGTCAGATAGGATTTAGTAGACCCTAGGTAGTTAATAGTTAATTGAGGGCTTAATCGAGTTGAGTTGAAGACATGAGTTAACACCACAATTCAATTGCAATAGTTCTGTGTACATGTCTGATGAATTTTAAAGATCTCAAATTCATTGTCTAGCTTAGATCGGAGAGAGTAAgataaaattaagaatcaagACTTCAAAGATGAAGTGGAATTGTCAGGCTCTTAAAGAAATTAAGGAGTTTATACTCACATCCTGCGTTGCTTGGTGCTGTGATTTAGGATCTTAAGGAAGTATCTTATTAGTAGGAAATAATGCAGTAGTGAAAATCAGATTACTGATTACTactctttttcttgtttaaatCCCTGAAAGAATGGCAAGTTGGAACCACCCAACATAGGACTCTGGTTTTGATTTACATATGAGAGCAGTCTCTGTtggaaaaatcataaatgggctACCGAAGGCCAACCTTGTTGGTGATCATTTACTCCATCTATTCCTATCTGACTGCCCCCCAAcaccacccccctcccccccaaaaaaaaaaaaaaaagccacaaTTTGGTGCGTTTATTATCATCCAACTCACTGAGATCTCCAATGCATTGAAATATTATGTTGATTATAATCTGTAACAAATAGACAGTGATTGCCAACCTGCTCAAGATGGTGAATCTTATTTTTCCCTAGAATTTATAGTACTGAAGCTTGTGTCCACTCTCTTCAATTTTAAAGAGACTGAAACCTCCTCTTTCCACCTTCCAGGGGAAGTTTGAAGACATCAGATTACAAGTTGTAAGCTCTAGGTCTCAACAATGTGGTTAGCTAGTTATGTTACCAATCTTCGAAGGACACCTAGAACAGAAATTAAGAATTGTCCTTCTGAAAAAGGTCATCTAGGCATGCTCTCTATACAGCATTCTTACAATTGAGATCCCCACCTCTACTACTTTCTTAGTGGTGCCCTTGTATGCTTAAAACCGTGACACCAACTTTTAGCTGAGTGAGGGTGACTTAAACACTCACAGTGAGAAAGATTAAACACTGATGAGTGGAACGAAGAGTCTCTTTCCAACCCAAGTGAAGAAGGAGGACCATTGATGGTAACTGCAATAGGAGCAGGTAGAGTTGACAAGGCCTTCTACAGATGTAAGAGTTCCGATAACTGTTCTTTCTGAGGAGACTTCCGAATTTCCATCTTCTTGCCAAGGCATGCAGACCTTCATTTACTAATAGAGGAAATTCATTTAGAAATTTCATGTTTCTTCAGTTCCTCATGTGTCCAGATATATGCACAGATCTATGTATATAATTTTATCCCTGGAGTGTTACAAATATATAATCGAAGTCACTCAGCATCTTTAAGAATCAGGAACAAAAGGTTATTAAGCTTATTTCTGTTTCAGCCATCATTTTTTGTTAAATTACCTTATGAGAGGAATCCTAACCATTTTGAGCAGATGATGTCCATGGGATGCAGCATGGTTCCTATGATGTTCCCCGGTGTCCAGCACTTCATGCCTCCGATGGGGATAGGACTAGGGATGGGGATGGGTATGGGCATGGATATGGGTATGAGCAGACCAATGCTGCCATTTCCTCCGGTATTAGCTGGCTCAGCCATGCCTAACCCAGCTGCAGCCGCACATCTTAGTCCAAGTCTCCCTTTGCCTCCATTTTATCTATCTGCTGTATCTACTCCTGATCCATCCAGAATGCAAGCAGCACCAAACCAGTCAGATTCAGCAATGAACTCACTTGGCATCCAGAATCTCAACCAACATCAGATCCCGAGTTTTGCTAATCCATATCAACACTACATTTCCCTCCACCAGATGCAAGTATCACCTCAGGTTTGTAATATCCTCAGTTATCTTTCTTGGCTTCATTTGTTCTCACCAGGCATAACATATCAAAACCATcaccttgaaaaaaaattatcatcttTGTACACTATTTCTAAGATGCTGTGCAATTAGAAATCATGTTTATGTGGCAGAACATCACTTCAATGCACAGATAACATCCCTACTGGTTTCTCAAAGTTCCACAGAGAAACATGTCTTTACCTGCTAATGTTGACCAGTAGCCCGCTTGCTAGTCCAAAAAACACACACCCCTCTTTGGCAGTAAAAAATCCTGTttatgtggcaaacattacagGCATTGATATAAACATAGGCAGACACAATGATCCTCTGATATGAATCTTTGGAAGATGCCTGTGCGATATACAGTTAGGCGGACATGACGATTCTCTAATATGGCTCTCTGGAAGATACCTTCTTGTTGTATTGTTGATGGCTGGATTCATATCGTAGACTGGACTTAAAAACCCTCCTTTGTGGGCTAACAACTAGAAACTAAACAACCATGCAATCCACAAACCCCCCATAGGTGCTGCCTTATATCTTCTCCTATGGAAGTTTTACCAAACTATAATTGTACAGCACTGAGAAGTGATATAATCCTTGCAGGTTCAAGCCATTGCCCGGCCAAGCACCAGTAAGGGAGTTGATACTCCTGAAAATCATCAGTCTGGTAGGTTGATTGATTTCTTACATTTTGGTCTCTTAATTTTTTCCAACTTGAACTAATCAAGTTAGATCCCATataggaagaaaaataagagattctatgaCAGTTTATTTTGGACTATTTAGTATGGTTTCGTTTTGATCTATAATTCGAGTCTTGTAGACTGTAATTATAGTTTCTTTTTGCACAACAACACTTCTTACAGACATATATACAAAGGTGCAGGTTCCACCTTGGATGAACCTCGCCTTAAAGATTATGGGATAATCTCATTTTGATTTTGCATACTTTCTTGTAGATCCAATAGAATAGGAATCGTCCAACTGGTAATTATTTGGCCAAGAAGTTCTTATGTTGTGGGAACCATTGACTAGTTCATCTTGGTGCATTGCTATTTTTCAAGTGTTTTGCATATCATGCCATGGCATATAGGTCTTGATTTAGTGCATCCAACAAGACTCTTGACCTAGGATGAATATATTCTTTATTGTGCATTGCAGGTTGAAATATTGGGCAGATAGGTAGTGGAACTGTAGAAGGCACTGCCTGTGAAGTTTTGTagacagggagagagagagagagagcagttcTTCTTGAGAGTCACTCTCAACTGACCATACAAATTTAATGCGGCTAACCTGTAATTAttgtttttctcctttattatccatgtgaatttattttcttttcagtgATCTAGTTGTATAAGTTTTGCTTGATGATCATGAGGGAGTTTTGGGTGGTTCCAAAATTAAAAGGGCAATGTCAGTTTCAGTACATCTACTGAGGAAGGGTGAGTTATGGTGACGGTTTTGGTCAAAATTGCAGTTATTTGCTTGCAACTTGAAAGTgtaaccagagagagagagagatgcacaaTGCAGAGCTcaacttttctcttttctccatttAAGGTGGCATTTCACATAACTTTTACTGGACACTGGGGAAGAATGGATCATTTTGTAATACATTGGTGAGAGTTCATGCTGGATATATGGCAGGATTAAACATTGTTCAAGCTGTTGCTGATAGCACTGCAAATGGGTAGGGTAAGGGCTGAACACCTTTATCCTTACCCTACAGGGTATGGGTAAGATATGCCATTACTAAGGTGGCTCAAGCACTATGAAACTTAGCTTTCAGCTGATATATATCTTATCATGAAGCATTGTTATCTATTATTCCTTGATGGAACCTAACAAGCAACAACAAAATAGTCAAATGCATCATCCATAAACTGTCATAGATATAATCACATATAGAAATCAATATTTTcctctttaccaaaaataaaaaaataaaataaagcaatattttccttttcttaaaaaaaagaattgcTAACATTTAAACTGTAGTAGACATAAAATCAATAtaatatacatacatacatacatacatatatacatacatacatacatacatacatacatacaggTAATTAAGCAGgtgaaaaaacgaaaaaaaaaattactctcATCTTGGCCGTCTGGCTAAACAGTAAACGGTATAGAAATTAATAAGAGGCCCTTCACACCTTTTGAGGTTATTTCATGCAAGACTTGAAGAGTTTTCAAGTCAATATGAAGGCAGAAGAGTAGATAtaatttttctaccaaaaaaaaaaaaaaagaagagtagaTATAATTTTACCGTAGGTTTCTATGTTTATTTCATCTTTTCGTAACTTATGTATTGCCCATCACATAGATGGTAAATCCCATTAAAAGCTATTAATGATCTTAATTGGAAATACCCTAATTTAGATGGCCTTTGAAATCTGTGATGAACTCCTTCAATAATGGCTCTTTTACCCCGATCCATAAATCAAACCTATCTTGTTCTTATCCCCAAAGTTGATCATCCATTTACCATTGGCGACTTTTGGTCGATCAGCCTCTGCAATTTCACCTACAAAATTATTACTAAAAATTTTAGTTAGAAGATTGCAAcacatttttaatcatattaTTTCCTTCAATCAAAATGGTTTTGTGAAGGGAAGGAATATTCAGGTCTACATTCTTATATGCCATGAATTACTACACAAGATCAAGCGAAAGATGAGAGGAAAAATTGGTTGTGTCCATTAAATTAGACATGTACAAAGCCTGTAATAGGTTGGAATGGGACTTGCTCTAGAAAACTCTCTCTTGCTATGGTTTTCATCAAAGATGGATTGATTGGATCATGTTCTGTGTCACTACTCCTCAATTAGTCGTGCTTTATAATGGCTCCCCTCTTCATTTTTTCCAACCCTCTTAGAGAATTCGGCAAGGTGATCTATTACcgtctgatgcggtaaaaattgaccggatgaccTTCTCTGCAGTTCCTAGTGCTCCAGCCGACCTACACAAAAGAGATggcaggggagagccgggctgacccgacaggggactctccgatgcttaagtcagatctttccacaacagatgttcaagagagcttttccagtaaaagaagaagtgagtgatcgatcctctttgatggaggcttaccatggtatttataggctgctgatggagggagagtgggagacgattgtgcaGAGTCCTGTTCAggtgtagagtccttgaggAGAGTGGCTTtgtgattctgagaatatttCGGGTTccagggaatattccccattgatctcggaggtgcaagtcgtgagaggggtggacgcctctgatgacgtgtaatGGATAGTCCtgcccccgtgatcagggattacattccttgaatgtagTAGTGGACGAGAGCATGTTTCTgagtgccttacttgactgtacCGAGCCTAGGTGACTGGTAgcatagcctgatggagggccgaggtggaagcacggcctgatggaggccgaggtgacagcatggcctaatggagggccgaggtggcagcacggcgtGATGgatggccgaggtggcaacatggcctgatggagggttgaggtgCAACATTGGTCAGGACCGGTCCTTGCCCGTGCCGCGGTTGGGAAtaaataccctcatcaccagccccccgctctagcggTTCGAGTCGGACAACTAGAGCATTAAATTTCACTGACATTTTCGATTGTACGCCATCCACTCGTTATGCCATATGTCTTGGAGCCATTATCTCACCTCGGGCAGGTGAAGAGACCGCTCCTGTTCGCCGTTGATTTCGACAAGATCCAGCCGTTTATTCTCCACTgccttctcctataaatagtgtaCATCTTTCCCAGAAGTCTTGTCGTTCGATCTTGTGAtaaagtcagctcagctcggtccCATCCTCAGTGCGGACTATCAAAGTGTTTCAGAGCAACATGGTGTCGTGAACAGGGCTCCTTCTCGCTCGTCCTTCCAAGTTCGTCCTGCAACAAGTAAGTACGATTATGGTTGTGACTCGTCGATCCTCTGCTTAGCCTTCTGCATACCCTAGCATTAGCCCCGGAGATCCCAACATAGCATCCATGCGTGATTCGGACTTGCCCAACCAGACCCCCTTGACTACCGTGAGGCCTGGGGAAAATCACCCTGAGTGCCCCATTCCCGATCCTTCATCCTCTAGTGACGACACTTCCAGTAGTCAGGGCTCTGACGATAGCTCCAGCTCTGACGGTAACTAGATGCCAGCTGAGCTCTAAGTTTGTGGAGGTGGTCTCACCAGAGACCGTCCCGACCAGGGCTGGGGTTGGCTCGACTACCTCAGCTCAGCCCCCCAGTGCTACGGCAGCAAGTACTCTGGGTGCGGGCCCCTTGGGTGCTGAAGTCCCTAAGGCCAACCAGGCAGAGTCCAAGGGGGAAGGCTTTGCCTCCTCCTCTGGAGAGAAGAAGTTCATGGTGAATACCCCAAGCATCCTGATGCCCAAGGTGCTCAACCTAATCCGAAGCAGATAAGGCATCCCAGATTACGTGGTGATGCGAGTCCCAGACGAGAACGAACGAGTGGACACCACTAGGGATGACGTTGCCCTTTACGATGTGGCCTTTCAGAGTGGCCTGAGGATTCCTGTGCCTGAGCTGGTCAGCTAGGTCCTGGAACACTGGTGCCTCGCTCCCAGTCAGCTGACTCCTGACTCATGGCGGACtgttcttggctttgaggtGTTTGTCTCGAAGCTGGACCGCAACGTTGGATTTGTTCAGGAagatgttcttggtgaagaggcacacctcagggtggtactacttcaccaaaagggagagagatggTCCTTACAAAGATctgaagatgttcctcaacaTGCCCTCCTTggtgaagaagtggaaggagatGTACTTCTACGTGGCGATGGAGGGAAACCCCTTCAAGAGTAGCTGGGTCAAGCCCACCCTCTCTGTGCTGAACCGAGCACCCAAGCTCTCCCCAGCTAACCTCCAAACATATCAAATGTGTTTGGGTGGAGAGGCTGTGGATGGTCGCATATTACAGGATGAAGACTTCCTCCAAGAGTTTGAGCTGAGTGAAGTCCCTAGTGAGGGCCCGATCGAGTTCGGTTATTGTGGTTCAGTTTAGTCTTTTGATGTTTTAGCCTGTTCCCAATACTGATAAAGCTC
It encodes the following:
- the LOC122086618 gene encoding transcription factor PIF1-like; protein product: MNHCVPDFELEEEELNLDPTPSGLPRQRKSKHPEEEELVELVWQNGQVVMQSQSHAQRSPKKYSQRETILDVRSCVPAAEEDSSRHLYMQEDEMVSWMQYPYPLDDSFDRDFCADLLYTSPTRNFSHSSRVTQIPEENKPPPPPAAPRPPPPIPLAREAEHSPRNKSRPSVLDKVAREMTVMDSNETPAVGSGSGSRVSIGVRSSAPVSSGNFECVSMAGDVATTDVVRELNYETTVTSSSAVSGGSAEQLVKPPTVDRKRKGREVEDTECHSEDVESVDEKKQARGSTSARRARAAEVHNLSERRRRDRINEKMRALQELIPRCNKSDKASMLDEAIEYLKSLQLQVQMMSMGCSMVPMMFPGVQHFMPPMGIGLGMGMGMGMDMGMSRPMLPFPPVLAGSAMPNPAAAAHLSPSLPLPPFYLSAVSTPDPSRMQAAPNQSDSAMNSLGIQNLNQHQIPSFANPYQHYISLHQMQVSPQVQAIARPSTSKGVDTPENHQSG